AGTTTCGAGATCAAACGCGGCGAGACGCTCGGTCTCGTCGGCGAGTCCGGCTGTGGGAAGAGTACGCTGGGTCGCTCGCTCTTACGACTGGTCGATCCGACCGACGGGACGATCGAGTTCAAAGGCGAGGACCTCGCGGACATTTCCGGCGAGGAACTGCGCCAGAAGCGCTCGGAGATCCAGATGATCTTCCAGGACCCCCAGTCGTCGCTCGATCCGCGGATGAAGATGGGCCAAATCGTCGAGGAACCCATGCGCGCCCACGACATGCCGAAGTCGGATCCGGACGTGGCGACGACGGCGTCGGTCACGGTCGAGAACGTCGACGAGCCGGTCGACGTTACCGTCGCGGACGACGTCGACCTCGTCGTCGAACCCGACGATGGGGGCGTGGCAACGGTGCCGGTGACGGTCGCTCGAGACGAGTACGGCGTGACGGCGACCGTTCCCGAGCACCTCGAGGCGACGGCGTCGGTCGAGTCGGATGGCACCATCTCGGTTGCCGTTTCGGTCTCGACGTCGAAAGACGAACTCCGACGCGAACGGGCGAAGGAACTCCTCGGGAAAGTCGGGCTCGATCCGGCCTACTACAATCGGTATCCACACGCCTTCTCCGGCGGGCAGCGCCAGCGGATCAACCTCGCACGGGCGCTGTCGGTCGACCCCGACTTCGTCGTCTGTGACGAACCCGTCTCCGCGCTCGACGTCTCGATTCAGGCGCAGGTGATGAACACGATGGAAGAACTCCAAGAGGAGTTCGGACTAACGTATCTCTTCATCGCCCACGACCTCTCGGTCATCCGGCACATCTCCGACCGCGTCGCGGTGATGTACCTCGGTCACATCGTCGAAATTGCGGAGAAGGAGGAACTGTTCGAGAATCCCCAACACCCCTACACGAAGGCGTTGCTCGAGTCGATTCCCGTCCCGGACCCCCGAAAC
This portion of the Natronorubrum sediminis genome encodes:
- a CDS encoding ABC transporter ATP-binding protein, which gives rise to MSEVSNVADEQETGESAEGDERVAFGETLVDVDGLKKYFTQSSGLFSSISFEPDQFPPVSLGQQKVKAVDDVSFEIKRGETLGLVGESGCGKSTLGRSLLRLVDPTDGTIEFKGEDLADISGEELRQKRSEIQMIFQDPQSSLDPRMKMGQIVEEPMRAHDMPKSDPDVATTASVTVENVDEPVDVTVADDVDLVVEPDDGGVATVPVTVARDEYGVTATVPEHLEATASVESDGTISVAVSVSTSKDELRRERAKELLGKVGLDPAYYNRYPHAFSGGQRQRINLARALSVDPDFVVCDEPVSALDVSIQAQVMNTMEELQEEFGLTYLFIAHDLSVIRHISDRVAVMYLGHIVEIAEKEELFENPQHPYTKALLESIPVPDPRNEGARGVLEGEVPSPQNPPSGCRFRTRCPELIAPDEYDLPDEQWAHVRTFMRAVKRRTFEPMTAEELEAEFFGGTLPWDEAGEVVRDAIDLIATDRQGGERTPDGDDEVEENWEEATDLLLESFAERSICAQERPSYELESEYGSGTHFAACHRHR